The DNA region CTGCCCTTCGATCTCGGTCAGGTGCTGTTCGTGGCCACCGCCAACGTGCTCGATGCGATTCCCGGTCCCCTGCGCGATCGCATGGAGGTGATCGAGCTCCCGGGCTACACGCAGGAGGAGAAGCTGCAGATCGCACGGCGCTACCTCGTGCAGCGCCAGCGCGAGGCGAATGGGCTCGATGGCTACGACGTCTCGGTCACGGATGCTGCCATCGAAGCGGTCATCGACGGCTACACCCGCGAGGCCGGCGTGCGCAACCTCGAGCGGGAGTTAGGTGCGGTGCTGCGTGACGCGGCCGTTCGCGTGAGCGAGGGCCAGGAGGGTGCGATCGAGATCGATGTGGACGACGTCTCGCGTATCCTTGGACAACCGAAATTCGAGAACGAGTTGCGCCTGCGCACGAGCGTGCCCGGTGTCGCCACCGGCCTCGCCTGGACGCCGGTGGGCGGTGATCTCCTGTTCATGGAGGCCACGCAGGTGCCAGGGCACGGCAAACTCATTCTCACCGGTCAGCTCGGCGATGTGATGCGTGAGAGCGCGCAGGCGGCAGTCAGCCTGGCGAAATCGCGCCTCACACAGCTCGGATCCTCGCCCACGGCGCTGGAAGGGACGGACCTGCACATCCACGTGCCGGCGGGCGCGATACCGAAGGACGGCCCGAGCGCGGGCGTGGCTATCTACGTGGCCCTGGCTTCCCTCCTGAGCAATCGCCAGGTGCGAAGCGATATCGCGATGACCGGGGAGATCTCCCTGCGCGGATTGGTGTTACCCGTCGGTGGGATTAAGGAGAAGGTGCTGGCGGCCGCACGCGCGGGCCTGCGCACGGTGATGTTGCCTGAACGCAATGCCAAGGACCTGCAGGAGATCCCGGCATCTGCCCGGGAGCAGCTCGAGATCATCTGGATTGGTGATGTGGATCAGGCACTGGCGATCGCCCTCGGCGATCCGGACGGCGCACCCCGAGACGATACGGATGACGAGGTGAGTAGCGCAGAGCGCGGCGGCCTGCTGGTCTGAGCCAGCCTTCGATCGGCAGCGGAACTTCAGCGAAGGAGGGGCCGTCGCCCCTCCATTCCAAGGCTGAGAAGACCGTTGGCCTACCACTCCCAACCGCCTATCGGTGACCAGAGGCGATCGGCCTGTCGCCACGCAACTACATACCGTTTCCGTAGTCTTTACTGATTAGGATGCTGCGGTCCATAGTGGCCATGGCCTTTGCGTACTCAGCGAGTCCGCGAAGGGCAAAGTCGCTGCGGCCACGAATGTAGCTGTCCTCTTCCCCCTGGGGCTCCCCATCGTTCATCACCTCGCCGACGCTACGCACGATGAGGTGCTCGGGGACAAAGCAAAGGCGACAGTTCTTGTAGGCGCTCGCCCGCAGCTCGACCACCGGATACGCGCCTCCACGGGAGCCGGATACAGCGGTAACCATGGCGGGCTTGTGCCCAACGGTGGCGGAGGTGAAGAACAGGAACAGGTTCTTCAGGCGCGATGGAACGGTGCCGTGCCACTCCGGGCTTACGACGATGTAAGCCGCTGCGTTACGTAAGTTGGTGTTCAGGGATGAGAGCTCAGTTTTCCATTGTTCATGATTCGGATCGAAGGCGCCCTCGTCCCAGAACGGCAGTGTGCTCTCGCTAAGGTCCAGGATCTCGCTGCTCGTGAACAGCTGCAGGTCGACGGATCGTTGCGCCAGATAGCGGGCAACCTTCGAGGATTGTGAGCCTTTTCGATGACTTCCACTGATCACGAGTAACTGCATCGTTGCTATGTCCTTGGGAAAATTATTGGTTGAATACGAAACTAGTAAGCAGCACGGCGATCAAAAACTAAGCACTACAAACGGTTCCATGAACCGAATAGTTTCATGTTACACTTTCATGACCGATCTAGAAGGGCTGTTCAGTGCCGGGCAAGACGCGTTGGCATCCCCGGAAACCACGGACGGTAGATCGGGATATGAAGAGAGAACTTCTTAACCATGACCGGTGAGTTTACAAATTATGAAAAAGAGCAAGCTGATTTCAGCAGTCGATAACGTCAAGACCTACAAGTGGCCCTCCCCGCAGAAGCGCGCCGTGATCACGGCCCTCGCCCTCGGCGAGTCGGGCAACAGCAGCCACCTGTCAGAGTTGCTCGGTATCCCCCTGCGCACCCTGCACGTGCTCTGGTCCTCCCTGCGCGCAGAAGGCTGGGTGTACTGGGACGGCGATCAGTACGCCGTGTCCGAGGACGTCACGGAGATCGTGAACCTCTGGATCAAGCTGGCTGACGCCTCCTAAGGCACAGCACTTGTCGGGGCCCTGCGCAGCGAAGCTTGTCGCAGGGTCCATCCAGGCAGAGGCCGCGGCCGCGGTACCCTGCCCCGCTACGACGTCTCGTTAGCGAATCCGCTCCTCCACCAATCGATCCACCACCGCAGGTTCCGCCAGGGTGGAGGTATCGCCGAGCTGGCTCACCTCGTTCTCCGCAATCTTGCGCAAGATACGGCGCATGATCTTGCCGGAACGGGTCTTCGGCAGGCCCCCTGCAAACTGGAGCTTGTCGATGGTGGCGATGGGGCCGATCTCCGCGCGAACGGCTTTTACCAACGCCGCCCGTAGCTCGTCAGTACCCTCGAGCCCCGCATTCAGGGTGACGTACGCGTAGATGCCCTGGCCCTTGATCTCGTGCGGATAGCCGACCACAGCGGCTTCCGACACGCTGTCCTGGAGCACCAGCGCGCTTTCGATCTCGGCCGTGCCCATGCGGTGGCCGGAGACGTTCAGCACATCGTCCACGCGCCCGGTGATCCAGTAGTAGCCGTCGCCGTCGCGACGGGCGCCGTCGCCGGTGAAGTACATGCCCGGAAAGGTCTTGAAGTAGGTGTCGATGAAGCGCTGGTGGTCGCCGTAGACCGTGCGCATCTGGCCCGGCCAGGAATCGACGAGCACGAGGTTGCCCTCGCCCTCCCCGTCGACGGGCTTGCCGTCGCCGTCAACGAGCGCCGGCTGGATGCCGAAGAAGGGCCGAGTGGCTGAGCCGGGCTTGAGCGGAGTCGCTCCCGGTAGGGGCGTGATCGCCACGCCGCCGGTCTCCGTTTGCCACCAGGTATCGACGATTGGGCGCGTCCCATCCCCGACCACGCTGTGATACCACCGCCAGGCCTCAGGGTTGATCGGTTCGCCCACGGTGCCGAGCACGCGAAGGCTGCTGCGACTCGAGGCCTTCACCGGCGCCTCACCGTCGCGCATGAGTGAGCGAATCACCGTGGGGGCGGTGTAGAAGATCTCCACCTGGTGCTTGTCGATGACTTCCCACAGGCGCTTGTTGCTAGGGTAGCCGGGCACCCCCTCGTACATCAGCGTTGTCGCACCGTTGGCCAACGGTCCGTACACGATGTAGCTGTGGCCGGTGATCCAGCCCACGTCGGCGGAGCACCAGTACACCTGGCCTGGTCGATAGTCGAAGACGAACTCGTGCGTCATCGAGGCGTACACGAGGTAGCCGCCGCTCGTGTGCAGCACACCCTTGGGCTTACCCGTCGACCCGGAGGTGTAGAGGATGAACAGCGGGTCTTCCGCGCTCATCGGCTCCGCTGCGCAGCTGTCGTTCACCTCTTCGCGCAACTCGTGCCACCAGCGATCGCGGGCGTCGTCCCAGGGCACCGCGCCTCCGGTTCGTCGCACAGTGAGTACGTGTCGTACCTCGTGGTCGCCGGCCACCTGGGCGATGGCAGCGTCTACGGTGCTCTTCATGGGCACGTGCTTGCCGCCGCGCACGCCCTCGTCGGCCGTGACGACGACGTGAGCGCCGCAGTCCACGATGCGGCTGGCCAGCGCCTCGGCGGAGAAGCCGCCGAACACCACCGAATGGACCGCCCCGATACGGGCGCAGGCCAACATGGCGTAGGCCGCTTCCGGGATCATGGGCAGGTAGAGCACTACCCGATCGCCGCGCTTGACGCCGCAAGCCTTCAAGGCATTCGCGAAGCGGCAGACCTCAACGTGGAGTTCGCGGTAGGTGATGTGGAGATCAACGCTCGGGTCGTCGGACTCCCAGATGATCGCCGTGTCGTCGGCGCGGGCGGGCAGGTGACGATCGATGCAGTTAGCGCAGACGTTAAGTACCCCGTCCGTAAACCAACCGATGTGGAGATCGTCCTCCTGGAAGGAGACATCGCGTACGCGGGTGTAGGGCTCGAGCCAATCGAGGCGTTTGCCGTGCTCGTCCCAGAAGCCTTCGGAGTTGGTGACGGACTGCTCGTAGAGCGTCCGGTAGCGATCCTCGGTGCACCCAGTGCTGTCGAGAATATGCTGAGGGACCGGAAACACCTCGGCGGTGCTCACGCCCTTCTCACTCCCCCCCATACAAGCCCCCAGACTCAGATGTCGTAAGTAAACGCCAAACCTTAATGGATACGCGCCTGCCGCGCTACAACCCACTAGTCATGCGCTGCGCGGGAACCTCAATGGTAGCCATCATCGGGCGCGACCTTGCCTCGGAACACCCAGTAGCTGTAGCTCGTGTAGAGGAGGATCAGGGGAATGAGGACGGCCGCGCCCACGAGCAGGAAGCTCAGACTCTTGTCCGGTGCAGCGGCGGCGCGGAAGCTCAGGTCGGGCGGCAGCAGGTTCGGATAGAAACTGATCGCGAGGCCGATGAAGCTCAGCACGAACAGGAGCATGGTGCCGAGGAAGGGGCCGACGTGCTGCCCGCTGCGCAGGCCTTGGAGTAATCCCAGGCCCACCATCACCGTGAGCACCGGTACGGGGGCCACGTAGTGGATCGAGGCGCCCGCGAACCAGCGCGCGTTGAACTCCGGGCGCATCAGCAGCATCCAGGCGCTGATCAGGCCGATGCAGACCAGCAGGGCGGGACACAGCCAGGTGGCGAGTTGGCGGGCACGTTGCTCGAGATCCTCCGTGCCCTTCATCACCAGCCAGGTGGCGCCGAGCGCTGCGTAGCCGACGACTAAGGCGATCCCCGTGACGACGCTCAGGGGCGATAGCCAGTCCCACCAGCCGCCGGCGTAGGCGCGCCCCTCGATGGCGATGCCATCGACCAATGCGCCGAGCGTAAGACCTTGGGAGAAAGCCGCGGTGAGTGACCCGAAGGTGAAGGCGAAATCCCACATCCAGCGCCCGCGCTCCGTGCGCCATCGGTACTCGAAGGCGACGCCCCTGAGGACCAGGCCGATCAGCATGGCGATGATCGGCGCGTACAGGGCCGTGAGGAGCACGGCGTAGGCGAGCGGGAACGCGGCGTAGAGCCCTCCGCCTCCCAGGATCAACCAGGTCTCGTTGCCGTCCCACACGGGAGCGACGGAGTTCATCGCTGCATCCCGTTGGCGCTTGCTCTTCAGCAAGGGGAACAGCAGGCCGACGCCGAGATCGAAGCCGTCCAGCAGCACGTAGGCCAATACCGCGAAAGCGATCAGCCCGGCCCAGACGAAGGGCAGGTCGAGCCCTGGCATCGGCCTAGTCTTGGCGCGGCGCGTTGAGCGCCGGCGTCATGGCGGACGCGGGGGTGATGCCCGCCGCGCGCGTGGGCACGCCGGTGGGTGGTTCACCCTCGTGCGCGCTGGGTGTCTTACCCATCAAGCGCAGAAGGTAGAACACGCCCGCCGTGAACACGAACAGGTAGGTGATGACGAAGGCGGCGAGGGAGAAGCCGACGGCTGGCGCCGCGATCGGTGACACCGCGTCAGCGGTTCGCAAGGCGCCGTAGACCACCCAAGGTTGGCGTCCCGCTTCCGTCACCACCCAGCCGCTGACCACGGCGACGAAGCCCGCCGGGCCCATCAGCACACTGGCCCGCTGCAGCCACTTGGCGTCGTAGAGCTTGCCTCGTCGGCGACGCCACAGAGACCAGGCCCCGAGCGCGACGATCGCCACACCTATCCCCACCATGATGCGGAAGGCCCAGAACACGAGCGGCACGTTCGGCCAGTCCTCGCGCGGCCACTCCTCGAGCCCCTTCACCTCACCGTCCAGGTGATGGGTCAGGATCAAGCTCGCAAGGCCTGGCACCTCGACGGCGTACTTGGTCTCCCGCGCGTCGGAATCCGGTATACCGAAGAGGATGAGTGGCGCGCCCTCATGCGTCTCGTAGTGGCCCTCCATGGCCGCGATCTTCAGCGGTTGATGCTCCACCGTGTTCAGGCCGTGCATATCGCCGGCGATGATCTGCGCCGGGCCCACCACCGTGGCCATCCACAAGGCCATCGAGAACATGAGGCGGGCGCTGGCGTTTTGCCGATCCCGCAGCAGGTGAAACGCGCCCACCGCGCCCACCACCAGCGCGGTCGTCAGGTATGCCGCCAACACCATGTGCACGAGGCGGAACGGGAACGAGGGGTTGAAGATGACCTCCATCCAGCTCACGGGGATGAACTGGCCCACCTCGTTCACAGCGAAGCCCTGCGGGGTCTGCATCCAGCTGTTCACCGCCAGGATCCAGAACGCCGAGAAGAAGGTGCCGAAGGCGACCAACAGGGTGGCGGCGAAGTGCAGCATGGGCGGCACGCGCTTCATGCCGAACAACATGACGCCGAGAAATCCCGCCTCCAGGAAGAAGGCGGACAGCACTTCGTAACCCATGAGCGGACCGATGACCGGCCCGGTCTTGTCCGAGAACACGCTCCAGTTGGTGCCGAACTGGTAGCTCATGACGAGGCCCGACACGACCCCCATACCGAAGGCGACGGCGAAGATCTTCAGCCAGAACTTGTAGGTGTTCAGATAGACTTCCTGGCGCCGCCACAACCACAGGCCCTCCAGCACGGCCAGGTAGCTGGCGAGGCCGATCGAGAAGGCGGGGAACACGATGTGGAAAGCCACCGTAAAGGCGAACTGAATGCGGGCGAGATCGAGGGCGTCGAGCACGAAGGTTCTCCGTCGGGGCCCGAGAGGTCGGGGACGCGCGGGCGATACGCGTATTGTACCGGCTGGCGCTATGCGAGAGTGAGGACTGTGAGGCCCGATCAGCAGCCCAATCGGGCGCTGCTGAAGGCGCGACTCTGATGGTAGAAGACGCTCACACACGGCTCCCGAAGAAAGCCCTCGTGGCCTTCGTACACATCGAGAAGGCCGCCGGCACCACCTTGCTGTATCTGCTGCGGCGGAACTTCCTCGGCCGCTACCTGGATGTGCGTCCCTACGCCCAGCGTGAGCCGAAGGGCACGTTCATGGCGGACGACCTGCGCGTTGCCCTACGCATCAATCCCCTCCTCCGCGCCGTCGGTGGCCACGCGGTGACGCCGTGCTCCGATCTGTCCGCCCGCTCTGCCCGGCCTGTGCGCTACATCACCGTGCTGCGTGAGCCCGTAGCGCGCTACCTCTCGCAATTCCGCTACTGGAACCGGGTGATGGGCAAGGACTGGAGCTTCGAGCGCTTCCTCGATCACGAGCCGTCCTTCGATCTGCAAACCCGCAAGCTGAGCGGTGGGCGAGACGCTGGCGCGGCGCTCGCCACCCTACGAGATGAGTTCGCTCTGGTCGGCACGGTCGAAGCGCTGGATGAGTTCCTCGTGCAGTTTGCCGCGATCAGCGCCCTACCGTTCGACCCCCACTACCGGGCTCGCAACACGGGCGAGTCGGACCGTGCCGAGGTGGATGAGTTGATGCAGAAGTTCGGTGATGAAGTTGTGGCGCGCAACCAATCGGACCTGGCCCTGTACGAGCAGGTGACCGACGTGTTGCTCCCCGAGCAGCGCGCGCGCTACCCAGGAGACTCGCAGGCGGCGCTGGCGCAATTCGTCGCCCGCCAGGCCCTCGGGGGTGCGCCCAAGGTGGATATCCGACTGCTGCTCGACGCGGCCCTGCGTAAAGGGTGGTACGAGCCGCTGACCGGATGGTTGCGACGGCGAGCGGGGATGCCCTCGCGTGGGTCCTACTGAGCGCTGTCTAGTGCTGCTGGCGAGCCGCCTCCTCGCGGGCGCGGGCCGCTGCGAAGCAGGGCCGTTCCAGCACCCGTGCCCGGTAGTCACTCACCGCCGGTGAGTCCACGGCGCACTTCGCTGACACCGCCCAGTTGAGCGTGTGCGCGGCCAGGATGTCGACCAGGGTGAACTGCTCACCCATGGCGTAGGGCCCGTCACCGAAGAGTCGCTCGAAGCCCGCCAGGGCGCGGGCAAACTCCGCCCTGGCCACGGGTTTGATCGCCTCCACGCGAGCTTCCTTAGGCATCACGAAACTGTGCTTGCCGAGGGTCCAGAGCGGTTGCTCCAGCTCAGTCACGACGAACCAGAGCAACTGGTCGTGTCGCGCGCGCTCATCCGATCCCTCGGCGGGCAGCAGGGTCCCCTGGCCGTGGCGCGAGGCGAGGAACTGACAGATAGCGGCCGACTCGATCAAGCTGAGATCGCCGTACTTCAGCACGGGTGTCTTCGCCATACAGTGCAGCTCTTTGGCCAGATCCGTGCCCGGCATCATGGGACGGAAGTCGTAGTCGAGGCCCAGTTCCTCGAGCGTAGCGGTGACGCGTATGCCGCGGCTGGCGGGGATCGCGTAGAGCGTAATCGGCGGTTGAGACATCGTACTGCTTCGCTCCGAGGGGTTAGGGCGTGGTGTGGCGTCGTTGCCAGAAGCCCATGCGTTCGCTCACCTCCTCGACCACCTTGGCGGCGATCGACTCGGCCCGTTCGGCGCCGCGATTCAGCAGGCTGTCGAGCTCTGCCGGGTCGGCCAGAAGCTCGCGCAGGCGGGCCGCGATCGGCGCCAGATGGTCCACCGTGGCCTCCGCCATCACGGGCTTGAAGGCGGAGAAGTTCTGGCCGGCGAACTCTTGCAGCACCGACTCGGGAGTGCGTTGGGTGATGGCGGCGAAGATGTTGATCAGGTTGCGCGCTTCCGGGCGGCCCTCGAGGCCGTCTGGCGAGTCCGGTAGCGGCTCCGGATCCGTCTTGGCCTTGCGGATCTTCTGCGCGATGGCGTCGGCATCGTCCGTCAGGTTGATGCGGGTCATATCCGACTCCGCAGATTTGCTCATCTTCTCCTGGCCGTTACGCAAGCTCATCACGCGGGTGGCGGCGCCGAGGATCAGCGGTTCCGGCTCGGGCAGGCATTCGCACTCGTAGCGGAAGTTGAAGGTGCGCGCGATCTCCCGGGTCAACTCCAGGTGCTGCTTCTGGTCCTCCCCGACCGGCACGTGAGTGGCCTTGTAGACGAGGATGTCCGCCGCCATCAGCACGGGGTAGGCGAACAAGCCGAGGGCGGCCCGCTCTCGGTGCTTGCCGGATTTCTCCTTGAACTGGGTCATGCGGTTGAGCTCGCCCATCTGCGCCAAGCTGGCGAGCAGCCACATGAGTTGTGCATGGGAGGGCACGGCCGACTGGGCGAAGACGATAGACCGCTCCGGATCCACCCCCGCCGCGATGTAGGTAGCGGCGACCTCGCGGGTCGCCTCGGCGAGACGCGCGGGGTCGTAGGGCTGGGTGATCGCGTGGAGGTCCACCACGCAGTAGATGCACTCGTCCATCTCGTCCTGCAGGCCGACCCAGTTGCGAAGGGCGCCGAGGTAGTTGCCGAGGTGGAGTTGATTGGTGGGCTGCATGCCCGAGAACACGCGCTTCATCTGGTGTTTCGAATCGCTGACGGTTGGGAAAACTCGGGGCACTATACCGAGAACCTCGATACCGGCAACCGCACCGGAGACCTGATACAGGAATCTCCCGAGATCTGGTATTTTTGTCGAGTGAAAACGGCCAGCCCCGACACGCGTCTGCACACCCTAGCCCGGGAGCTGGTCGCGCAATTCCACACTCAACGCCCGCTGCGCTCCGGGTCGTTGCTGATCACCGTATTCGGCGACGTGCTCTACCCGCGCGGGGGCGCGG from Pseudomonadota bacterium includes:
- the acs gene encoding acetate--CoA ligase, whose translation is MSTAEVFPVPQHILDSTGCTEDRYRTLYEQSVTNSEGFWDEHGKRLDWLEPYTRVRDVSFQEDDLHIGWFTDGVLNVCANCIDRHLPARADDTAIIWESDDPSVDLHITYRELHVEVCRFANALKACGVKRGDRVVLYLPMIPEAAYAMLACARIGAVHSVVFGGFSAEALASRIVDCGAHVVVTADEGVRGGKHVPMKSTVDAAIAQVAGDHEVRHVLTVRRTGGAVPWDDARDRWWHELREEVNDSCAAEPMSAEDPLFILYTSGSTGKPKGVLHTSGGYLVYASMTHEFVFDYRPGQVYWCSADVGWITGHSYIVYGPLANGATTLMYEGVPGYPSNKRLWEVIDKHQVEIFYTAPTVIRSLMRDGEAPVKASSRSSLRVLGTVGEPINPEAWRWYHSVVGDGTRPIVDTWWQTETGGVAITPLPGATPLKPGSATRPFFGIQPALVDGDGKPVDGEGEGNLVLVDSWPGQMRTVYGDHQRFIDTYFKTFPGMYFTGDGARRDGDGYYWITGRVDDVLNVSGHRMGTAEIESALVLQDSVSEAAVVGYPHEIKGQGIYAYVTLNAGLEGTDELRAALVKAVRAEIGPIATIDKLQFAGGLPKTRSGKIMRRILRKIAENEVSQLGDTSTLAEPAVVDRLVEERIR
- the cydB gene encoding cytochrome d ubiquinol oxidase subunit II; this encodes MPGLDLPFVWAGLIAFAVLAYVLLDGFDLGVGLLFPLLKSKRQRDAAMNSVAPVWDGNETWLILGGGGLYAAFPLAYAVLLTALYAPIIAMLIGLVLRGVAFEYRWRTERGRWMWDFAFTFGSLTAAFSQGLTLGALVDGIAIEGRAYAGGWWDWLSPLSVVTGIALVVGYAALGATWLVMKGTEDLEQRARQLATWLCPALLVCIGLISAWMLLMRPEFNARWFAGASIHYVAPVPVLTVMVGLGLLQGLRSGQHVGPFLGTMLLFVLSFIGLAISFYPNLLPPDLSFRAAAAPDKSLSFLLVGAAVLIPLILLYTSYSYWVFRGKVAPDDGYH
- a CDS encoding glutathione S-transferase family protein — translated: MSQPPITLYAIPASRGIRVTATLEELGLDYDFRPMMPGTDLAKELHCMAKTPVLKYGDLSLIESAAICQFLASRHGQGTLLPAEGSDERARHDQLLWFVVTELEQPLWTLGKHSFVMPKEARVEAIKPVARAEFARALAGFERLFGDGPYAMGEQFTLVDILAAHTLNWAVSAKCAVDSPAVSDYRARVLERPCFAAARAREEAARQQH
- a CDS encoding NAD(P)H-dependent oxidoreductase is translated as MQLLVISGSHRKGSQSSKVARYLAQRSVDLQLFTSSEILDLSESTLPFWDEGAFDPNHEQWKTELSSLNTNLRNAAAYIVVSPEWHGTVPSRLKNLFLFFTSATVGHKPAMVTAVSGSRGGAYPVVELRASAYKNCRLCFVPEHLIVRSVGEVMNDGEPQGEEDSYIRGRSDFALRGLAEYAKAMATMDRSILISKDYGNGM
- the trpS gene encoding tryptophan--tRNA ligase, coding for MKRVFSGMQPTNQLHLGNYLGALRNWVGLQDEMDECIYCVVDLHAITQPYDPARLAEATREVAATYIAAGVDPERSIVFAQSAVPSHAQLMWLLASLAQMGELNRMTQFKEKSGKHRERAALGLFAYPVLMAADILVYKATHVPVGEDQKQHLELTREIARTFNFRYECECLPEPEPLILGAATRVMSLRNGQEKMSKSAESDMTRINLTDDADAIAQKIRKAKTDPEPLPDSPDGLEGRPEARNLINIFAAITQRTPESVLQEFAGQNFSAFKPVMAEATVDHLAPIAARLRELLADPAELDSLLNRGAERAESIAAKVVEEVSERMGFWQRRHTTP
- a CDS encoding cytochrome ubiquinol oxidase subunit I, with amino-acid sequence MLDALDLARIQFAFTVAFHIVFPAFSIGLASYLAVLEGLWLWRRQEVYLNTYKFWLKIFAVAFGMGVVSGLVMSYQFGTNWSVFSDKTGPVIGPLMGYEVLSAFFLEAGFLGVMLFGMKRVPPMLHFAATLLVAFGTFFSAFWILAVNSWMQTPQGFAVNEVGQFIPVSWMEVIFNPSFPFRLVHMVLAAYLTTALVVGAVGAFHLLRDRQNASARLMFSMALWMATVVGPAQIIAGDMHGLNTVEHQPLKIAAMEGHYETHEGAPLILFGIPDSDARETKYAVEVPGLASLILTHHLDGEVKGLEEWPREDWPNVPLVFWAFRIMVGIGVAIVALGAWSLWRRRRGKLYDAKWLQRASVLMGPAGFVAVVSGWVVTEAGRQPWVVYGALRTADAVSPIAAPAVGFSLAAFVITYLFVFTAGVFYLLRLMGKTPSAHEGEPPTGVPTRAAGITPASAMTPALNAPRQD